The following coding sequences are from one Nicotiana tomentosiformis chromosome 3, ASM39032v3, whole genome shotgun sequence window:
- the LOC104092701 gene encoding kinetochore protein SPC25 homolog encodes MKSGVGETMRTKMEELRLICDREIPIQQQKLDAATHSFRKSLDSTKAQAQESLQLQAKLGKLKVELRELEDKLVKALAVKTRKEAKQMALADSISATKARAEKLRGVVENQMARKEEYAAIISQQSDALKECDEKHNETAEQREEIEEAIVWYNKVLGLRIECGHGVKFIFTNIDANNQDKEYFFTVRHENDVYTLIDCDPQLNDANELLSELNKSNGLFKFVRIMREKFQAAVAHGTLPDIASRDQDTSMISMSAPVSSISIDSRSEFSSQLQEHQSAEHNRNSRKLDRAKGGRPAVLSPGSASSLRRSPRFKVKR; translated from the exons ATGAAGAGCGGCGTAGGGGAAACTATGAGGACGAAAATGGAGGAACTTAGATTGATTTGTGACAGAGAAATTCCCATTCAACAGCAGAAATTGGATGCTGCCACTCACTCCTTTCGAAAATCCCTCGATTCAACCAAGGCCCAAGCACAAGAGTCTCTTCAATTACAGG CAAAACTTGGGAAGTTAAAAGTTGAGCTGAGGGAATTGGAAGACAAATTGGTGAAAGCACTTGCAG TGAAGACCCGAAAAGAGGCAAAGCAGATGGCATTAGCAGACTCAATATCTGCTACGAAAGCTAGAGCAGAAAAACTTAGAGGGGTTGTGGAAAACCAAATGGCCAGGAAAGAGGAATATGCAGCCATAATATCTCAACAAAGTGATG CTCTCAAAGAATGTGACGAAAAGCATAATGAGACTGCTGAACAGAGAGAGGAAATAGAAGAGGCTATTGTGTGGTACAATAAGGTGCTTGGTTTACGTATTGAATGTGGCCATG GAGTGAAATTCATATTTACCAATATTGATGCCAATAatcaggataaggaatacttttTTACCGTACGTCATGAGAATGATGTATATACTT TGATTGATTGTGATCCACAACTAAATGATGCAAACGAGCTGCTCAGCGAGTTAAATAAGAGCAATGGACTGTTCAAGTTTGTCAGGATTATGAGAGAAAAGTTTCAAGCAGCTGTAGCACATG GAACTCTTCCTGACATAGCATCTCGTGATCAAGACACTTCCATGATCTCTATGTCAGCCCCGGTTTCTTCCATTTCAATTGATAGTAGAAGTGAGTTTTCATCCCAGCTACAGGAGCATCAATCTGCTGAACATAACAGAAATTCCAGGAAACTTGACCGTGCAAAAGGGGGTAGGCCAGCAGTCCTCTCTCCTGGATCTGCTTCGTCTCTTCGGCGTTCTCCTCGTTTTAAG GTCAAGAGATGA